A stretch of Telopea speciosissima isolate NSW1024214 ecotype Mountain lineage chromosome 11, Tspe_v1, whole genome shotgun sequence DNA encodes these proteins:
- the LOC122645797 gene encoding uncharacterized protein LOC122645797 yields MSVACGAECVLCLGCSRWAWKRCTYVGSDDSVTWPPATPDEFEPVPRICRVILAVYEEDLRNPKFPPSGGYRLNPDWVVKRVTYEETQGHAPPYLIYIDHEHHEIILAIRGLNLAKESDYKVLLDNKIGMQMFDGGYVHHGLLKSAIWLLNKESETLKQLWIDNGSSYKMIFAGHSLGSGVAALLAIVVVNHRDRLGGIPRNLVRAYAIAPARCMSLNLAVKYADIIYSVVLQDDFLPRTATPLQDIFKSLFCLPCLLFAVCVRDTFIPEGRKLRDPRRLYAPGRMYHIVERKFCRCGRFPPEVKTAIPVDERFEHIVLSASATSDHAIIWIERETEKALQRMKESSGKTMTTAPKAQKLERLKTLEIEHKDALERAVSLNVPHAVVPEEQPIGDSDSVASQDPRKEPSESRSKSSSGGTNWDEVVEKLFNRNESEELKLRKDISASN; encoded by the exons ATGTCAGTCGCGTGCGGCGCCGAGTGCGTTTTGTGCTTGGGCTGTTCTCGCTGGGCATGGAAGCGCTGCACATACGTGGGCTCCGACGATAGCGTCACTTGGCCACCCGCCACCCCTGACGAGTTCGAACCCGTCCCTCGCATCTGCCGTGTTATCCTTGCCGTATACGAAGAAGACCTCCGCAACCCCAAGTTCCCACCTAGCGGTGGCTACCGCCTAAACCCAGACTGGGTCGTCAAACGCGTCACTTATGAGGAAACTCAAGGTCACGCACCTCCTTACCTCATTTACATTGACCATGAACACCACGAAATCATACTCGCAATTCGTGGTCTCAATCTCGCCAAGGAGAGCGATTACAAGGTCTTGCTTGATAACAAGATTGGAATGCAAATGTTCGATGGTGGGTATGTTCATCACGGGTTGTTGAAATCGGCGATTTGGTTGCTCAACAAGGAATCGGAGACGTTGAAGCAGTTGTGGATCGATAATGGGTCTTCTTATAAGATGATTTTTGCTGGGCATTCTTTGGGTTCTGGAGTGGCTGCGCTGCTGGCGATAGTGGTTGTCAATCATCGGGATCGTCTCGGTGGAATTCCGAGGAATCTTGTAAGGGCTTATGCGATTGCTCCTGCAAGGTGTATGTCGCTTAATTTGGCGGTCAAGTATGCGGATATTATTTACTCTGTTGTGTTGCAG GATGATTTTTTACCAAGAACTGCAACGCCCTTACAAGATATTTTTAAATCACTCTTCTG TTTGCCGTGTTTATTGTTTGCGGTTTGCGTGAGAGACACCTTCATACCAGAAGGCAGGAAGTTAAGGGACCCAAGAAGACTTTATGCCCCTGGACGGATGTATCATATTGTGGAGAGGAAATTCTGCAG ATGTGGGAGATTTCCTCCAGAAGTGAAGACTGCTATTCCAGTTGATGAAAGATTTGAACATATTGTGTTATCAGCAAGTGCCACATCAGATCATGCCATTATTTGGatagaaagagaaacagaaaaggCTTTACAA AGAATGAAAGAGAGCAGTGGCAAAACAATGACAACAGCTCCGAAAGCACAGAAGCTTGAGAGGTTAAAAACACTTGAGATAGAACACAAGGACGCGTTAGAAAGAGCTGTCAGCTTGAACGTGCCTCATGCTGTGGTCCCAGAAGAGCAGCCCATTGGAGATTCAGATTCAGTGGCATCCCAGGATCCGAGGAAGGAACCCTCAGAGAGCAGATCAAAGTCCAGTAGTGGAGGAACTAACTGGGATGAAGTTGTTGAGAAGCTCTTCAACAGAAATGAATCAGAAGAACTTAAACTAAGGAAAGACATCAGTGCCTCAAATTAA
- the LOC122645803 gene encoding uncharacterized protein At3g17950-like, which produces MLDPEQDLLPQSSPSISSVSSSDLDTESTGSFFHDRSTTLGTLMGVSFPAIAARVPSQRENHVGVAIVGGGDGGGATDRRTGGKSKRVVATVAAASDWKRRRMRRRWWNLCRDDSAKPASLADFLEVERRFGDGAFYGEAAELESVVPRSSAPGNGRLLFADGRVLPPSQEEAPPPTAGTLYRLPVLLTGICTGGGE; this is translated from the exons atGTTGGATCCAGAGCAAGATTTGCTTCCACAATCATCTCCATCTATCTCTTCTGTTTCTTCATCTGATCTTGACACTGAG TCAACAGGGTCGTTTTTCCATGACAGGAGCACGACCTTAGGTACGTTAATGGGAGTAAGTTTCCCGGCAATTGCTGCCAGAGTTCCTTCACAGAGAGAGAACCATGTTGGTGTTGCCATTgtcggtggtggtgatggtggtggcgcCACCGACCGGCGTACTGGGGGAAAAAGCAAGAGGGTGGTGGCGACGGTTGCGGCAGCGTCTGattggaagaggaggaggatgaggagacgGTGGTGGAATCTGTGCAGAGACGATTCGGCCAAGCCTGCCTCATTGGCCGACTTCCTTGAGGTTGAACGCAGATTCGGAGATGGGGCATTTTACGGTGAGGCAGCGGAGCTCGAGAGTGTGGTGCCTCGGTCGTCTGCGCCTGGGAATGGACGGCTCTTGTTTGCCGATGGTAGGGTTCTTCCTCCATCTCAGGAAGAAGCGCCACCGCCGACCGCTGGTACTCTTTATAGACTCCCGGTGTTGCTCACTGGAATCTGTACCGGCGGTGGGGAGTAA
- the LOC122645802 gene encoding pectinesterase inhibitor 7-like, with amino-acid sequence MAAARTTQTSPFLLSLVSISLLLLQAISVVDCNKDQDSNDATDFIRTNCNATLYPDVCYSSLSRYANTIQQSPAKLARVAVAVSLSRARRIAAYITNLSRQPNSAAFDTETAAVLKDCSSTFGDAIDQMRRSNTEMIHLDLTSHSQESLRFQMSNVQTWMSAALTNEDTCTDEFGDLPDESVKSDVCERVVYGRKLTSNALAMVNRFVAATEADAPATTP; translated from the coding sequence ATGGCAGCGGCAAGGACAACCCAAACGAGCCCTTTCCTTCTCTCACTCGTCTCTatatctcttctccttctacaGGCTATCTCAGTCGTCGATTGTAACAAAGACCAAGACAGCAATGATGCCACCGATTTCATCCGTACCAACTGCAACGCAACCTTGTACCCAGACGTTTGCTACTCCAGCCTTTCTCGCTACGCCAACACTATCCAGCAAAGCCCAGCAAAGCTCGCGCGCGTGGCTGTAGCCGTGAGTTTATCTAGGGCTCGTCGCATTGCCGCTTACATTACGAACCTTTCTCGGCAACCCAATTCAGCGGCGTTCGATACGGAAACCGCCGCGGTTCTGAAGGACTGTTCGAGCACCTTCGGTGACGCAATTGATCAGATGCGACGCTCCAACACTGAAATGATCCACCTTGACCTCACCTCCCATTCCCAAGAGTCTTTGCGGTTTCAGATGAGCAACGTGCAGACGTGGATGAGTGCCGCACTTACAAATGAGGACACGTGTACGGATGAGTTCGGAGATCTACCTGATGAGTCTGTGAAATCGGATGTTTGTGAACGGGTGGTGTATGGCCGGAAGTTGACGAGCAATGCTCTCGCTATGGTCAATAGGTTTGTTGCAGCGACTGAAGCTGACGCCCCTGCTACTACACCTTGA